Within Cercospora beticola chromosome 6, complete sequence, the genomic segment GTTCCAATTCACGGATTTGACTAGCTTTGTCAGGGCTCGCTTATCCCGTGTCAAGTGATGTCGGAAGCGCCAGACTTCGTCCTTCTCCTTGTCAGTCAGGTCAACCGTTGGCCCGTGGGACATGATGCGGTTGAGGAAGTCACGCATCTTCGGGTTAGGTTTCAGGTCGCGGTCTAAAGCATGTTGCTGGTTACGAATAAGCCTGCGGTGCTTCGTCTCTGTAGGGTTGTCGGCGTATCCTAGCTCGGGATCATAGACACTGATCAAATTTCCACCGCCATCCGTGTCGCTCAATCCATCTGAATGAATGCCAGGCCCAAGCTGAACCTCAGGAGGAGGCTTGAAGTTGACGCCCGTAGCGTTCGGCACCAGCGGCGCCTGTATGGACGAGATTGGCGGAGGAGCATATTCGTAATCAGCGAACACAATGGGATGATCAAATCGTGGGAATTCGATATACAGGTAGAAGGTGCCATCCACGTGGTCTGGATCCCCTTCGGCACATCGATCCTCGGGAGACTCTCCATTAGCCGTGCCATTAGATGATGAGAGTTGATGTCGTGGTTTCATGGAGTCCTTGATCTGCTGTCTCTCTAGTTTCTCGACTTGTCGAAACACCATCTGGTCGAGCCATCGATTTTCCGAGATCTCGCCCATCTCATGGTTCTTCATAAGTGCGACAAGACGTTCGAGTTCGGCATCTCTGCGGCCCTGTTTCTCGCTGACGATGACAGGCTCCTCTGGCTGACCGCGGCGACCGCGCTTGCGTGGCTCTAGCCAAGGAGTAGACGTATCGGAGAAGCCGTCCGCAGCCCTGTGCCTCCAGATCTTGCACTTCTGCCGACCTGTCCTCAGTGTCCCATCGTCATCGAAAAGTGAGATCGTGGTGCCTCCGAAAGGGATGTGGTGGCTCTTGTCGCCGCCCTTCGGATTGATTGGCGACAAATCCCACACCGTGATGGCCAGCTGGGTGTTGACAGGCAAACTGCTGTAGTCGATGGGCAACGATAGCCACTGATTCCAGACCCGTGCAGTACGGAAGTGCCGATAGGGCGTCTGAGCAGGCACTGTCAAGGGCTTGGAGTCGCAGTAGGGCGTGACAGTAATGTACAGCTCGGAGTGCGGACTGAGGTTGCTGCCTCGATGGCGAAGGTCAGGCCGCTTCAGCAGTGTTGAATATGGCAAAGGCTTCTCAAAACCTTCAAGGCGGTTCCTAGACTAGTTTAGCATTATACTGCTCACTTCGATATGTTGAAGGCAAACCCACACCTTCACTCCCACCGGCACATCCAGCTGCGACGAGCTGGCGAACGTGAAGGGTTCCATCGGGGAAGACGGCGACATTCAGCGCGTGGTCGCCATGTGGCGGAGGGATGTTTTATAACAAACGGAAGCACTCACGTGCACCGGCAATCGTGGTGATCGGTGTGGTGTGGTGAGACAGGTCGGTGGCTGACGATCTGCTCGATGAGATGCGCGCCCAGGCCACCGCGTCCCTGACGTCGCGTCGAACTTTCGGCTGTCGCGACCAGGATGAGCGCATTCACTCACGACGACCCCCCAAGACCACGGACTTCCTCGCGCCATCGCATTGACGTCTGCTTCTGACGCGCCTGTCCTTGCCGGACATATACACACACGATCGCTGCAACAAATACACGTCGAATCGCGTGAGCCGTGTCCGCCGGCAATCATATCGCGTCGCGCGGCCTCCACCCGATATCCACTTCAGCAGAGCCAGCGGCACAGTCAACATCACAACCGACACATTCTCATGACGCGCCATGGCTCGCTTGAACAATAGGCCGTCTACTGTAGCCGGCTCGCGCGCGACCAGTATTGCTAAATCTCCAACACCTGGCCAAGAAAATCGAGATCCCACTATGCGACGCGACAAGGGCAAAGGACGCGCTTCGGAGTCGTCGAGGACGAGTTTGCCGACGCCATCATCTGACGACACCGAACGCGCGCGTGGACAGAAGCGAAAGAGGGCACATTTCGGAATGACACAAGAGGGGGACATACCAGAGGATCAGGAACCCGAGGATGTGAAATTCACGCGATATTATGATCCGAACCAGAATGCAGACCAGCGGCGGCAGGTCAAGCGCAAGTCGCGCGCCATGTATCGCAAGCTCCACGGTATGTTGGGCTACGCCTTGATGAGGCAAACTGTAGACTGACCGCGCACCACAGAGGAGCGCGATGAACTTCTGCGCGGCAATGGCGGTGGCATCAAGGAGGCACTCGATGTCGCAAATCAAAACTTTAAGAGCGTCAAGCAGACATCGGATGCGACCATGGACGCCAGGTATCTCGTCGATCTTTCGGCAATGGCGAAGAAAAAAGCCGCAAGCATGATTCTGGGCGACTCTAGCGCTGGAATGGACGTGGACCTCTTCCTGAACAGATGTGTCTTCTTCATGAAAAATCGCCATGCCTTTGGtatcgatgaagacgaggccgCGTTTCAGGCTACACAGCGGCAAACACAAACACAACGACACAGACGAGatctcgaggacgaagacgacgatgacgatggggTAGATCTTGATTGGGAGGTCATGGGCAGACATGCTTGCTTTCCCTTCAACAGACGCCCTGCTTGTCCGTCATTCCTGTTGGGACCTCTTTccgtggagaagaagatccgaGCGCAAACACAACGCAGAGCGAGACAAACGAAGGACACCGGGCCTGCCAAAAATGTCGAGCGAATCGGTAAAGAGGACATGGCAGCTGCCGATCCAAACGCCCTGACAACACAATGCAAAGCGATCTCGAAGCATTTGAGAAGACATTGCGAAAAGGCACGAAATGCTGCAACACGgattgaagcagaagaagggccCATGGACGAAGATCGCGCCGAGGAGTTTTGCAAACAGTACAAAGTCACAGAGACTGGTGCACCGTCGCTGTTTGAATATGTCATCAATCCCCACAGCTTCGGCCAGACCGTGGAAAACCTATTCTATGTGTCTTTCCTGATCAAGGAGGGCAATGCAGGAATTGTGAAAGACAAGCACGGACTGCCAACATTATGTGAGTAcatactcctctctatcCTTGATGAAAGCTAATGAGAGATGCCAGCACCCACCGTGGCACGAACAGTGGAACAGCAGCGTGTCGACAAGACAATGAAGAATCAATCCGTCTTCTCGCTGGATTACGCCACGTGGGAGAAGCTTATCAAGGCTTTTGATATCACTGAGCCAATGATTCCACACCGAA encodes:
- a CDS encoding uncharacterized protein (BUSCO:EOG092634ZL), whose translation is MARLNNRPSTVAGSRATSIAKSPTPGQENRDPTMRRDKGKGRASESSRTSLPTPSSDDTERARGQKRKRAHFGMTQEGDIPEDQEPEDVKFTRYYDPNQNADQRRQVKRKSRAMYRKLHEERDELLRGNGGGIKEALDVANQNFKSVKQTSDATMDARYLVDLSAMAKKKAASMILGDSSAGMDVDLFLNRCVFFMKNRHAFGIDEDEAAFQATQRQTQTQRHRRDLEDEDDDDDGVDLDWEVMGRHACFPFNRRPACPSFLLGPLSVEKKIRAQTQRRARQTKDTGPAKNVERIGKEDMAAADPNALTTQCKAISKHLRRHCEKARNAATRIEAEEGPMDEDRAEEFCKQYKVTETGAPSLFEYVINPHSFGQTVENLFYVSFLIKEGNAGIVKDKHGLPTLSPTVARTVEQQRVDKTMKNQSVFSLDYATWEKLIKAFDITEPMIPHRSEDQPTQVTGNGWYA